The following proteins are co-located in the Carassius gibelio isolate Cgi1373 ecotype wild population from Czech Republic chromosome A9, carGib1.2-hapl.c, whole genome shotgun sequence genome:
- the LOC128020316 gene encoding T-cell-specific surface glycoprotein CD28, producing MIITLIRIFIYIPLGLALDVSQPYRVVGNEREVPLRCSFSSRLKPEEMQVSLYRGSHGREKICSAYVNLSEPYFTTVGTFNCSGKISSKRVDMMISGLRGNDTDIYRCEIEIIFPPPYLRKIGNGTIVYIQETPICSNASTQSQIQGQNQALERENDKYINIGPLPLLYAILIIASCSFILQMITCKWRASVSTAPMLSQKERYMKF from the exons ATGATTATCACACTTATTAGAATCTTTATATATATCCCACTGGGATTGG CTCTGGATGTGTCTCAGCCGTATCGTGTGGTTGGGAACGAGAGAGAAGTCCCTCTCCGCTGCTCCTTCAGTTCAAGGTTAAAGCCAGAGGAAATGCAGGTGTCTCTCTACAGAGGTTCGCACGGCCGTGAGAAGATCTGCAGCGCTTATGTCAACCTCTCCGAGCCCTACTTCACAACAGTTGGCACCTTTAACTGCAGCGGGAAAATTAGCTCTAAAAGAGTGGACATGATGATCTCTGGACTGCGAGGGAACGACACAGACATCTATCGCTGTGAGATCGAGATCATCTTCCCACCTCCGTATCTCAGAAAGATTGGAAACGGCACTATTGTTTACATACAAG AAACCCCAATCTGCTCCAATGCATCCACCCAGAGCCAGATTCAAGGCCAGAACCAGGCCTTAGAGCGGGAAAatgacaaatatattaatataggcCCACTTCCCCTGCTATATGCCATCCTAATCATCGCTTCCTGCAGTTTTATTCTACAG ATGATCACCTGCAAATGGAGGGCCTCTGTATCGACGGCACCTATGCTTTCACAAAAAGAACGCTATATGAAATTCTAA